A stretch of DNA from Elephas maximus indicus isolate mEleMax1 chromosome 21, mEleMax1 primary haplotype, whole genome shotgun sequence:
CAGCCAGCCACAGTGACAGAAACCAGAAAGATGAAAACCTCCCCCAGCACCCCCAGGGCAGTGTCGCTTAAGAAGTCCAGCTGTGGGGTCAGCCATCCCACGGTTCAAATTCTGGTGCCCCTCTGAGCAAAGCACATCACTCTTCTgaacctcagtcttctcatctataaagtggagcTGTGAGCCACACCTGGCGCATGGGTGGTTGTGAGGATCAGACCCTCAGCAGGCACTGGGCACAGAGGAACCCGTCATCTTGGCCTGCCCTGCACTGCATACCTGCAGAACTACCTGGGTGCCTTAGCGCTCTCCAGCATCAGTTGCTTCCACCTTCCCAGTGCTGTGGACAAGGCTGCAGCGGACATTTTGATTCTTGTAGTTCCTTCTGCCCcttgtgaattattttcttggaATAAATTCCCAGATGTGGAATTCCTGCCTCAAAGGGTAGTGTACCCTAAAGGGTAAAGTATTTTTCACAAAGGTCGGATGAATGATGAAGCAGGGCCGAGGTGTCTGTAGAGTGCAtcttctggatgttttgtcctaTTCGAATGAAAATTGTCAAATATACAAACGTGGAAGATTTATACCATTAACACCCATATACCTACCACGGAAAATGGTACAGTTGTTTACCACTTGCCACTGggccaaccctgactcatggtgaccccatgtctatcagagtagaactgtgctccccagggttttcagtggttgatttttcagaagtagatcaccaggcctttcttccgaggcacctctgggtagactgcaaccaacgttttggttagctgccatgcTCATTTTTcccaccagggactcctgtgtTTAACACTGTTCTATTTTTGCTTTATCCCATATGTATCCATCTGTCACCccaatccattttattttttgatgcaaAGTAAGTGGCAGACATCAGTACATTTCAACTCTAACCACTTCAAGGTGTATGTCATTAACTAAAAGTTCAGctttgattgtttctttttaaggtAAAATTTACATCCATGAAAAGCACAAATCTTAGGTGTTGGGTGTTATTTTTGAAGCTGGTTCCTATTTCGTTGGATCCCTTGGGCCTGCTTAGCTTTGATTTGCCCCTGCTGGGCACcgctggtcgctatgagtcggaatcgactggatggcactgggtttgattttggtttgttttggggcaccactgGGTTGGGTAGTTTCTGCCACATgctggggtgaggggtgggagatTGAGGCTTCCTGATTGGGTCCTTGCAGGGAGCTATAATGGGGTCAGGACTCAGCCAACTCCAGAAGTGCTGGGGGCATCCTGGatcccatgttgttgttaagtgcggcTGAGTCAATCTCAAcacatagcgacctcatgtgacacagtagagctgccccatagggtttccaaggctgtaatctttacgggagcagatcaccaggtctttctcccatggagctgctgctaggtaggttcaaaccgccagtcttttggttagcagcgaagtgcttaaccattgcgttaCCAGGGCTCTTTGGGCCTCATAACTGGGTGGacatcctgactctgccactcaCCAACTGTGGGACTTGGGGCAGGTCGCTTTCCATgatggagcctcagtttcctcctctattCCTTCCCGCAGGATCTCTGAGCACTTGGCAAGGGGCCCTGAAAATGCTCTGACTTCTGTCCTATACACCCCCCCTCCCAGGGTCTCTCGTTCATCGCCTTTGTCTCCTATGTGGCGTCCTTGGCATCCACCTTCTTCACGGCACCCCTGCTGGAATTCCTGCTggccctcttcttcctctttgctgATGCCATGCAGCTGAATGACAAGTGGCAAGGCTTGTGCTGGCCCATGATGGTGAGAGCTGGGGCCTCGAGAGGCAGGGGCTGGCTGCCCAGCCCATGAGCAGTGGCCAGAGGAGGAAGCCAGAGTGCGTTTTGTTCCCTTTCAGCACAGACCCTTTCTTCAACGCATTGAAGGGGCTGTTTGCAGTTGGTTAGAGCCAGGTGGAGAGACGTGGCTTCACACAATCCAGGTCCCACCACTCAGCATCCATGTGACCTGGAGCAGGTGGTTGTACTTCCCCAGCCTCCAGCGAGGTGGGAACTCAGAGACGGGCCCTCTGCCCTTGGCCACCAGGTGGCGCTACTGCTCCCAACTGGGCCTGCAAGGAATGAGCCTCAGCCGCAGGAATTCAAGCCATTTCCACATGGGCTAGGCGGGTTAACTGAGGACTTGCAGGGATTTCCCGGCCCTCAGCCATCTGGCAGCCCTGGCCTCCTTTTATCACCTGGGACGGCCCAGAGCCTGGCCGGTGGACTTTGCTGAAtgaaatgaggcacagagaaggaagagcaaaagtgggtgaaccctggtctcctgacTTCACATCCAGCGTTCTCCCGCCTGCCTGAGGAGGGCTCCACCTTCTGGCCCATTTAGGGATGGGCAAGCAGAAGCCCCAACATAAATGGATCTGCTACGAGTGCCCCACTGGCGAGCCAGAAAGGAGCACGTGGTGGGTTCCGACCCCTGCCTCCCCGCTGAGTGGGGAGATCTGCATTCAGGTCAAGCCATAGGTCAAGCCAGACACTGCAGACTGGAAACCATTCCCTGTTGGGGACGGGCCCAAATGGACCAGGGGCAGGACAGCCTCAGCTGCTGGCAGCCAGCAGAACAACAGGACTAAGACCAGAGGCAGCCGGGTAGGAGCAGGCACGGGAGGAGCATCAGGGAGTGCAGGAGGGGCCCAGGTAGGGTAGGAACCCATGGATGCTGGGCCTGTAGGCCAGATGTATGACCAGGCCACCGCGCTCATGCTCCTCTGGGAACAGTGGGGTTCCAGCCCCGCTCCTGCCACCAAGTGCCCTTCTGAGCCCCTCTCCCCTGCCTTGGCTCCCAGCCGGCCCCCATGTGGCATCCTCCTTTCTCCCCAGGACTTCCTTCGCTGTGTCACGGCGGCCCTCATCTACTTTGCCATCTCCATCACGACCGTCACCAAATACTCTGATGGGGCTTCCAGAGCAGCCGGTGTAAGTAGCTGCCCTACGTCTGGGAGGGGTGTACCCAGTAAGGCCTCCCTCAAACTCACCACTCTCTGCAGcccaggtacctctgtgtaccCTCACTTGGTGTGGAACCTGGGCACATTCTTTCCCTGCTTGGGCCCCACTTTCTCATCTCTAACGCAGACCTCAGCTATTCCAGAGATTCACCCTGCTGGACCTGGGTTTTGAAAGGCTGCTTGCCAAACCGAATGAACacttaattttctcatttatcacTAAATCGGGGGTCTGTGCCCACCAAGCCAAGCTATATACCCAAGCAGATAAGTGGGCTGTACAGCTGGGGCGGCAACTCCTCATTCTCGCCCTCCCCACTCCCAGCCTCCCGGACCAGGGGCTCCTAGCTCCTGATGATGTGCCCTATCCACTTGTGCCCACATCCTGGTTACCACCCTGTCAACTGTGCCCCACAGGTGTTTGGCTTCTTTGCCACCATCGTGTTCGCAATTGACTTCTACTTGATCTTCAATGAGGTAGCCAAATTCCTCAAACAAGGGGACTCCACAGACGACACGCAGGCAGGGACCAGATGCTCCCTCCCAAAGTGGCCAAAGGAAGAAGGTGACAAAGCAGTAGGTGGGTAGCTGCTCTGAAACCCGGAACCCAGCTGATCACATCGGAGGCTGTTGCTGCTGCAGCCAGCCCTCCCTTGGCACTGGGCTAGCGGAGGTTGGGGTAGGAGCATTTcctaaccctcccccaccccccctgcCAGCAGGAAGTGTTTTTTCGGCCCAGTTCTCCTGTCCTTTCAAGTGTCACTGATTGTAAAACCAGTCCCCTGGGGGCGCACAGGCTCCCCAGGGCCTCAGCCTTTCCAGAAAGGGTGAGCTGAGGGCATACCCCATCCCCACCCAGCAGGGCTCATCGCCTCCTCGGTGAAAACTTCTCCTATGAGCCTGGGGGCTGTCCGTGCACAACAGTCCGTACTCCTGCCTCCAGGGGTCACCTGTCCACCACACCAGCTCTCCCTGCAGTCTCCCAGCCCAGGGGCTCAAAAGCCAGAGAACCACGAGCACCCAGCCAAACACAGGCAAGCTCAGGCTTGTTTCGTTTTTTACTTCCAAGGAGTACAGCCTTCTGGCCCCTCAAGCTCCCTTTCACCAGCTCAGAATGGCTGCCATGCGTGCCCGTTAACTTATTTAAACAAAACCAGAGTTGAAAGTTGGGTGGCTGGCTTTTTAGCCTATGACAGCACAGCACATCCTCGGGTGTTTTGCCCTGCACAGGCGGGGCATGTGGCGTGGACTCTCAAAGGGGGATCAGGAGGGACCACAGCGGGTTTGGAGGTTCTGGTGCCCCTCAGGCTTTCCATAGGTACAGCCCAGGGGCTCCTGCCTAGAGAGACCACCAGGGGAGGTCCCCACCCCAAAGGGCAGGAGGAGCAGAGCAGGTGGAGGCTGAAAGGGAGAACAGAAGCTGACCTGGGACAGAGGACCTGGCTTCTCGCCTCTGTAACCTACTGGCCATTTCTCTTTCCCACTCCCCTCACGACCCCCAAGAGGGCCCTGAATGTCTAGGGAGCTGCCACTGTTAGCCAGCAGCTCGGAGACCTCAGGGGGCTCCCTGCAACTGTACCAAACTCACCCAGGCCAGTGTCCCCTGCTCTTTCCTGGGCCCTTGTGTCAGCAGGTTTCACCTGACACCCACTGGGACTGCCCTGGGCTGGGCACTAGGGATCTGCCAATGGGCAAGGCTGGGCCACCTGCCCTCGGGGAGCATACAGCCCAGGCAGGAGTTAGAACCAGAAGCAGAAAGTGGTTGTGTACACCGCGGGATGTATGTCCAGACAGACTTAGGCGAAAGCCTCCCAGATGGGTTGGAAATTACAACAGCAAAATGGGAGTGAATAGTGGTGCCAGCCTGGCCGGAGGCTGGTGGAGGTGACCAGAGCTTGGTGTCGATGGAGGTGCAGGAACGTGCACAGAAGAAATGGGGCAGGTGGAGGGAGAACAACTGATTATAAAGAGCAGTCCAGGTGAGGTGCTTCTCTGGAACAGGTGGAGGTGCCCCTGGGCAAGGGCCAGCGGTAACACATGGTGGGATAGGTAAACTAGGGCAGCACAAAGGCCCTGTGAGGAGTTGGGACCATTCCCATGGGATACCTGTTGCCCAGGACCCAGCCAGGTAGTTTTTGAACGAGCGGTCTCCTACAGCTGGCTTCTGGGTCTACAGGGATCTGCAAAGCGCAGAAACCATTCCTCTGCCAAAAATGGGTGACGCTCACCTTGCCCTGTACTGCAGCAAATATTAGGTTAAATGTCCCCAGGCATTTTCTTTAGGCCTTTGCAACCTGCTACCAATTgtctaggagtcctggtggcacagtggttcaatgctcaggtgctaaccaaaaggtcagcagttcaaacccacccagtggctctgtgggagaaaagacctggtgatctagttctgcaaaggttacagcctaagaaaccctatggggcagttctaccctgtcatacacagtcgctatgagttggagcagactcgaTGCACACAACAACCAGATGTGTGCTACAAGGGCTTCCAGACAACCATCCCAATGAACAAGTAGTAAATGTGGACGGAGAcatgtatttgaatttttggGGTTTCTTAACATTTGGAGACTTTCATGTATATAACAGTCTCTGGTGATAAATTATTCCTGGCTTATGTAGTAGAACTGAATGTATCAAAATCTCATCAGGCTAGTCATTGGTacaggggcaaggggaggaatcAGGGTTTGGGAGGCTTCTCCTAGCTGCCCCACCAGCCCCTGCCCCACGCTCTGGGGAGCCAGCAACACATGAGGGCAGATAGGGTTCTCAGAGCCAGGAGGCCAAGGAGAGGGGGTGATCATCAGAAAATGGTACCTGAGGCCAGGGTGGGGGATTAGTGACTTGGGTGGCTTCCCTTCCTGGGGCTGGGGGTTCTGACGAATCTCCAGAATAGCCTTCAGTGCAGGGATTTCAGGAACCCCTGAGTTGTACCTCACAGACAGACCCATAACATTATAAAATTGTTTCTGGTCACAATCTAAAAATAAAGACGGGAAGGGGATTGAAACTATAAAATGGCTAAAAAGAGGCTTTTGGATTTTTCCATGTATTCTAATTTTTTGGACAATAGCTGTCCCCAAAGTGTAGGCCCATCTTGTCCCACCAACATGGGGGGAGAGGTAGGGTCAAGATGCAGCTGTGAAGCCCTGAACCCCCCCTCCCTGGGGAGACTTGTGGGGGCATCCAGGCTTCAGTTGGGTGGATGCATGACCCCCTCACCTCCACACACTTGGCGGTGAAAGGAGCTGCCTGTGGAGGGTCCCAGGCACGGGGCTTGGCACAGCCGAGTAGCTGCCCTCTTGCCAAGCAGTTGGCTCTGGGTGAGGCCTGAGCCCAGGGTGCCTGCCAACAACCTGCTCTCTGCTTCCCTAGAGGCCATTCCAGGCACCACTGCCCTGGGAACTCCGACCAAGCATCCTCTCTGCTTTCCTTTCAGAAGAggactctgactctgactctgactGAAGGCCCGCTCTTGCTGGGCAAGCCGAACCCCCCGGGACCTTCACGCCTGTACCTCCTGCGCGAGCTGGCTGGCAGTGTGGCCAGGGGACGCTGAGTTGGAAGGAGGCTGTGACTACTCGAGCAGCAGCAGGAGATGCTGACAGTGGGCCTCCCCACAGCCTCAAGGTATATGTGTTCCAGAGTCCAGCATACAAGATGGTATCCCTTGGCTTAGCACTATTTAACTACTCTGCACGAGGGCATCTTAACTATTCCAGCCCTCACCCGTTTCTGCCCCCATGGACTTTATGTCGTTTAACTTCTCTGCCAAAGACAAGCACAAAGAAGCAAAGCCTCGCGTTTTCGCCAATGCTCAGATCTTGGTGTCGAATGGAGCCTTACAAACTGTCCGTCACAGAGAGCATTGCACACTGCAAGGTGGAGCAGAAGGGTAAGGGCTGGGGCAAGGGAGGCTGGTCTGTTCACAAATGGGGATAAAACAGAATCCACAGCAGGGCCAACCCACCAGGTCCCAGTGGCTCCTCCTGACACTCATCTACATCTGGTGCATCTGCTCAGCCAGGCACTTTGTTGAGAATAATTCCATgtcttccctcttccttcttgAAGCTTCTCATCTAGGAAAGAGTGGGTCTCAGGGCCTATAACTGACACCCTCACCCTTGGAGACAACGCCTTCTGTGGGTGAGATGGCTATTCTGGGTCTAAGACTGTTTCAAAGAAAAGTTCCTTGACTAGCTGACCAGGTCCAAAAGACAGACAGTACCAAATGATCTAATAGCAGGGCAGCATCCTGGGCAGCTGGGCAGGCCCAGCCACACCCCCTCTTGTGGGAGAGAGGTTCTTGGGATGCATCTCGGGATGCACGTACTTCTAGACACCAGAGCAGGTTTACTGACCATCTCATGAGGGATGAGCCGAGCCTTCTGTGTCACCTAAGGACTTACATTGTGTATGTATCTTCAGTGGAATTTTGTaactttatataattttttttttatacaaaagcaGCTTCTTAACAAATGGCATTTCCTGCGACCCAAGGGGCCTTGTGAATGAGCCTGAGCTCTGGGCCTGGGTTTGGggcatttgtatcctttttctcTCTTGCATGTGACTCTCCTACCCTGAAAAAATCATACTGGATTAAAGCAGACTGACTGCCTGCTtggaatgtgtatgtgtgtgtttgagaaGACCTTATCCACCTGGAGGAATAACCGCACGACATCAGGACCGCTTTTATGCTTCTGCATAAACTAGGACCATGTGGTGTGACTCCCTACACCTTTAGGTTTTAGCAACAAGCCAGGGGCACTTACTCTGgaccaggcactgggctaagcaTCTAAAGTGCATTCTCTTACTGAATCCTCTCGCAATCCTGTTAGGAAAGGTTGGATGACTTGCCCAGGTCACCACTGCCCTTGGAGGGTCGGGGCATTTCACTTAGGTATCAGGGCACCATCCCTGCCAGCCTCTCAGGCAGTCATAACCTGGGGCTCTTATGGTTTGGAAACTGGTTGCACCAGGGACCTCAGACTTGCGGCCTGGAGGTCCTTGGTCCGCGCTGGCTCTGGTCAGTCGGAAGAGGCAAGGCATGGCAGGACAGAGGGAGGCACTGCCGTGGTGCAGAAGGGCTGCCCCAACCTGCACGCTTAGCGCACGCTGTGAACACGTGTGAACGTTGTGTGCGCAGAGGCCGAGAGAGGCACATGATGGCGTTTACTCCACTTCACCAGCCACGCAAAGCCACAAAGCTAGCTGTCACCAGGCATCTGAGTCCTTGTCCCATCCCTTGAGCTGTGTCTCCATTCACCTTCACATAACAAGCGTGTGCTGTTTCAGGGCAGGGCGGGAGGTGAGTGAAGGTGAGAAAAGAGAAGAGATGATAAGGCTTTTACATGTCTGTTTATTAAACAAGAACTCCTTCATGACAACCTAAtacaatatttattatgattagtGTGGAGAAAATTATTTCCCTCTACATACAAAAATACAGATTTGAACACTATGAAAACAATCAGGACAAGTACCGTGAAAAATTGGTCCTTCAAAGCAAATAAAGGGGGAAAACTAGGGCAGCGTGAGGCTTTGTCTGCTGTTGGAGACAAATAAGCAGGAGCAAAGCTTTGAGGGGGCCCCAAAAACCACTCCATGTGGACAGAATCAAACCCGAGAGCCAGCTGGAGGGGCGTGCCCCTCCACGGGGCACTGGTGTGAATTTGAGAAGGGGGGCCCCTGACCAACAAACAGCGTAAGCCAACATTTACCAGATGGACAGCACCTCAGAAGGCCCATAGCTCtgtctttaaaatgtaaaaaaataataaaggacatAAGAAGCAACTTGTAATAGTTAATAACATTGCCCCCCCAAAAGTGCCACTAGGTGAAGTACCAATGAATAATCATTATATTAGAAAGTTACTACTTAGCCACCTGACTTGACTTCCTTTGTTATAAAATAACTACATATTCTGACCcttccaaagacaaagagaaaaatgctAGCATTTCATGTCTCCATAAAGCAATACCTTCATTTTGCAATAGCTCAGCCAGCTCACTCGGCTGTTTCTTGGCCAGCTGTAACTACCGTCTGGcacgggggggggggaagcaagaGGAGCAGCCTTAGTGTTACCTGTGCCTTCACACCATCAAGCTGCTCACAGCAAAGAGGCTATTTTGCTCAGGCCAAAAGCCTAGAAGGGGCCACCGAGCTGGCCCAGAGTGTCTCTGAACTGAGAGGAAGGTGAGCAACAGGAACCAGCTGAGACCCTCCCGGGAGCCCATCTGGCTCAGCAGGAGGAGGCCCAGAGGGACAGGCCTGACTGAGCTGACCCTGGGGGCCACCACACCAGAGAACACCCTGCTGGTCACCAGCCCGCTGCCACCAAGGAAGGAGCCAGACAggcttttcagcattttaaatccAGGAAGGCGAAGCCAGCACTGATGGTATTCTTTTCTCTGCTGAATATGGAACCACTTTCCTATTACTGCTCGAGGTGAGTGGTGGGTCTTCAAAATGAACACGTGGTTCAAAAACACCAAATGCAATTTATACTGCTTAGTACTTATTtcacagaaatatattctctctctctcagactaTCCAAATAAGCAGAAATAAGATGGTGGGGAGAAGGCAGGggaaaggagacaggaaaagcctgttcatttgtttcttttctttttaaaaatacatatgaagTCAAAGGGAATGATGGCCAAACCTCCAAACCAGCATTGCTGAAAGCATTATTAAAAGGACGAGATCTAAAATCGTGCTACAAAAATAGTGTTATCTGGTTTAACCAAATGTACATCTTTTTTTTCAATCCCATGATTGACAAGAGTGCTTGTGTGACACATGGAAGGCACCAAAGGTGAAGTGATTATAATCTGTCTTAAAATATACAAAGACAGGATTGCCTAGTTTGGCGGAAAAACAAATACACTCATACCTGTAATAAATAGTTTACTGTTTTTGCCATGGGTTCCTGAACTCTACAAAATTCAACATATACAAATATTTTCAATCCCTAGCATTCTCTTAGAGGGAACCACGTCAAACAAAATCAAGTTATGAAAAGCACTGATTTTATCCAAATAGATTTCACTGTGGGGCTGGATTTGAAAACGCACTTTTAAATGAGTGACAGTTTTCAAGAGCTGGAAGCAGGTGGCCCCTCTGCAGGCTGGGGCCGGCTTGGGAGATGTCCCGAGTTTCCTGCCCTTGCCCTCCCCCAGGAGCCTGTCTCCACACAGCCCTCGGGCCAGCCAGTTCTCCCTTCAAGCCCTGAGCATTAGCCTTCCTCACTTCTGCAGAGAGGACAGCAGTCTCAACACTTGCAAAATGGATTCTGGCCAAGGCAGGAAGGCAAAGCAGGGCCTGCACAGGGAAGCAGCCACCAGCTGGGCCTGGCTCTGCTTCTCATGGGAAGCTCTCTCCACTGTCCTCATTTTCCTGACCATTCCTTCAGGTTGCTTTCCTGATAAAAGAGGGTGTTTCCTACTGGGTATCAACAGAGACATCCAAAGACGACTCAGATTTGGTATTTTCAGAGTATTGCCGAGTCCCATACAAACCATTATCAGAATGTCATCGCACACCTTCTCTCCTTCGAGGCACAATTATGAAAAGAAACTCTGGGCCTCGCCCTAAATCTCATCAACAGAGCTGATAAAGGCAGTTTCAGACAAGTTCTTACTCATAAATCAGAACTATTAAAGTTCTGATTGCCCCCCCGAGTCTAGCAGTATTAACACCCTAACTGAAGGCTGTCTGACCACTGGTGTATTACACATCCCAATGAAACCAGGCCACCTACCTCTGTGCATCTATTTAGCAAGTGACCTGAATTAAAGTCTTGGCATAAAAAATGTAGACAAGAAACTCACTAACCCTATGAAACAGATACACCATTCAAGGATCCATAATCTAGACTTGGTTTTTGGCAGGTTGCCACTGATTCAAACTCACGGGTTTGTGGGTAATTTTTTCTTTACCGTTATGTTTATGGATTaataaaaactggaaagaaaaataaaaaatgccaaAGGTTGAGAAACTGTATCTTACTGGAAAAGGAATACATTCTAGTCAGAAGAATGAGAAGACATGTCAGGACCCACTCCTGTTCCAAGCCCGACAGTATACAAATGCAATTTACTGGAGTGAAGAAAAGTCAAAAAGAACACTCACTTTCAGAAGAAAAATCTCTGGATCTAACCCATATTGAGGATATTTTCTTTCAGAGATAGTTTCTGcataaaagaaatgtaaaaggCCTAATATTTCAAATTACCTTCTCGACCAGTCAGCTCTTAGGATTTTAACGGTATCTGCAGAGACGAAACAAGCGCTTTCACAAAGAGCTAGGAAAGTTTACAAAGCTGACAAGAAGAAGGGTTGGGTCTGTGTCCTAAATATCCAAGATCGCATTCAAACCAGGTTCTGAGTCACCTGTCCAGATTCACAAGTTCCCAAAAACTAGACGCCAAGAGCCCACCCACGGCACCAAGGAATACTGGCCCCCATCACTGAGTTCTTCCCCTCAAGCTGATTCTGGACCATAAGACCTCGCTTTTCCAAAGACAAGAGGATAGGAAGGTAGTTAACCAAGTACACGTTTTCAAGACAGCCTGGGTTTGTAAACATGTCTAGTGGTATAAAGAGTCTGACGGCAGACAGGGCCTGGGTGAGCTGGGTCAGGGTCTCCTTGTTCCTCCCTCCTCTCGTCTCCCCGACCTCAGCAGCCCAGAATGGCAGCCCCACAAGCTATCACCTAGCTGGTCCTGGGAATGCGTGCTGATAAAAACCTCTGGATCCTGTAACTTCACGAGGAGCTAAACAAGCATTCGGAGACCTCACAAGCTAATGGTGGTTCCCCAAACCGGAAGCACTTTTTATCCTGCTGGAGAGAATCAATCAGCAGCCCTTGGCCTAGaaagtattttctccttttcctacCTGTTTAACGCCATTATGTTCCtgtaaataaagagaaaatgacaATTGGGCAGTAGCACACTGATTTACTGGTTGTTTCGtcttgaatctggaaggcacaGTTGGAACCACTTAAATCATCGCTTCCTTCCAGAATCACTAAACTGTCTCTCTGTTTGTCTCTAAGCTCTATTCATCTGTCAGGACAGGTTCTAAGACCAGCACATAGAATATCTTGCACAGATGGGACTAGGCCTTGGTCCACCTCTAAGAACACAGGGATAGGAGAAGGACAGCTTCCCAAACAGCACATGCGCGTCTACAAGAAAAAGTGGGCGGGGGCCACAGAGAGGAGacggcacacagacacacagagtggCTCTTCAGGGCTTATTCATTGCACAGACGTGTGGACAAAAGAGTTAGTGCTTCACCTCTCACAGACTCCATATGGTTTAACCCAAGAATGAAGCACTAAGAAAGCTTCAAAAACAGACTGAAAAAACTGCCCCATGAAAAAACTATAAGAGagtaggaatggtttcagttgaGTCCTAAAGCTGGCCAGAAGCGGCTGATGCAGAGACATCTTGTGCCTGCAGTGCCTGCCTGCAGGCTGAGCCTTCCTGCTGGTGCCAAGGGTGGAGATACCTTCAGCCTCCCAGGGCCACACCTCTCAGAGCCAGCCTGGGTTCCTCACTGGCTTCCTTGTGGTCCAGGCTGAGCTTTGCCCACACTGTACATGTTAGCTCAAGCTGCCAAGGAAGACATCACTATCGGACCTTCATTCTTGCTTTTTTGTAGGCAAAGATAATCTACTTTGAATGACTGTTACTGCACAGGGTAAAACTCTACTTGCTTTACTTTAAATCAATCCTCTCTTACAAGATTTTAATTTGTTAACAGCCTCTGCCCTTTTCCAGCTTTCTATGGGGCCAAGAAGTATCTCTAGGCCTTCATGATTGTAATCGCTCCGTATGAAAGGGAAAAGGAACTTCCCTCCAAAGCTTTAGCAGTGTGAAGTGGGGAGAAAAGAGAATAGGAGGAAA
This window harbors:
- the CMTM3 gene encoding CKLF-like MARVEL transmembrane domain-containing protein 3 codes for the protein MWPPDPDPDPEPAGRSRPSPAAAGLRALLPARAFLCSRKGCLLLAESGLSFIAFVSYVASLASTFFTAPLLEFLLALFFLFADAMQLNDKWQGLCWPMMDFLRCVTAALIYFAISITTVTKYSDGASRAAGVFGFFATIVFAIDFYLIFNEVAKFLKQGDSTDDTQAGTRCSLPKWPKEEGDKAVEEDSDSDSD